Proteins from a genomic interval of Zingiber officinale cultivar Zhangliang chromosome 2A, Zo_v1.1, whole genome shotgun sequence:
- the LOC122041409 gene encoding transmembrane protein 208 homolog produces the protein MANQGAKKRKEENKKHMTNLRLLIIASNVIYVLVRLVIFHSTFTWKHWIGLLVTSIVYGLSYKQLESMARPTYSDDGELLDGGYDMTTGGICGYLHDVIYITSFVQIMSILSGKFWWTYLVIPAFGAYKLSGLLKGIMPGGSEGEVEDEKSRKKREKMERKASRGRIIKTRNR, from the exons ATGGCAAACCAGGGAgccaagaagaggaaggaggagaacaagaagcaTATGACCAATCTCCGTCTCCTCATCATCGCCTCCAAC GTCATTTATGTTTTGGTGCGGCTGGTTATATTTCACTCCACTTTTACTTGGAAGCATTGGATTGGTCTTCTTGTGACATCTATTGTTTACGGACTTTCATATAAACAACTTGAAAGTATGGCAAGGCCAACATACTCTGATGATGGTGAACTCTTAGATGGTGGCTATGATATGACCACTGGTGGTATCTGTGG TTACTTGCATGATGTGATCTACATAACTAGTTTTGTGCAGATAATGTCCATATTATCTGGTAAATTTTGGTGGACTTATTTAGTG ATACCGGCATTTGGTGCATACAAGTTATCTGGTTTGCTAAAAGGAATAATGCCAGGGGGTTCAGAG GGAGAAGTAGAGGACGAGAAGAGCCGTAAGAAGAGGGAAAAGATGGAGAGAAAAGCTTCAAGAGGTAGAATTATCAAGACCAGGAATAGATAA
- the LOC122039756 gene encoding remorin-like, with product MAEEEQASPPVAEVEEAPPELVKDVEEEKAAIVPAPEEEKPDDSKPLPVVEQVEEPSAYSEATDKDSALSRVATEKRLSLIQAWEENEKVKAENKAVKKIAEIVAWENSKKGEVEAEQKKKEEEHEKKKVEYAEKVKSKLASIQKEAEEKKKIAEAKCSDEVLKVEAKAKKYRSTGLAPKKIWTFFTG from the exons ATGGCGGAGGAGGAGCAGGCGTCGCCGCCGGTGGCCGAGGTGGAGGAGGCGCCGCCCGAGCTGGTCAAGGACGTCGAGGAGGAGAAAGCCGCCATCGTGCCGGCGCCGGAGGAGGAGAAGCCGGATGACTCCAAGCCTCTCCCCGTCGTTGAAC AGGTTGAGGAACCTTCAGCATACTCTGAAGCAACTGATAAAg ATTCTGCTCTTTCAAGGGTTGCAACTGAGAAGAGATTGTCACTGATCCAGGCATGGGAGGAAAATGAGAAAGTTAAAGCAGAAAATAA AGCTGTGAAGAAGATAGCAGAAATTGTTGCCTGGGAGAACTCAAAGAAGGGAGAAGTGGAAGCAGAGCAGAAAAAGAAAGAA gaagaacatgaaaAAAAGAAGGTAGAATATGCAGAGAAAGTGAAGAGCAAACTTGCCTCAATTCAAAAAGAggcggaagagaagaagaagatcgcCGAGGCAAAGTGCAGTGACGAAGTGCTCAAGGTTGAGGCAAAGGCTAAAAAGTACCGGTCGACCGGCCTCGCACCAAAGAAGATCTGGACGTTCTTCACAGGCTGA
- the LOC122041410 gene encoding uncharacterized protein LOC122041410 isoform X2, whose protein sequence is MESEEPPELAPGEGGTAQAEMAEEDGEKNLSQNEKEEKDDPDLLPSGWVLVLRTQNGGKFNGKEVKSYYNPSTGSRFYSKKKLFQHLSASKISIPTTRETRSTTSSYNNKASSPTNQEKSTIEDSTFDNVLTEFDSKSLPKGWITEIRTTKVGNLEYKVHIDPDSGYEFRSMKDAHRYILTGDIRQCILKPQKRNSNGPHTVERDLHFPTSKRLEWQSNGTKRCLFSTKTLDSGVKINTDIDDSLPISAVDTSNCTSLPQSNCFDGENSPALQQQNANLPVSVKSEPKKQAQSLPTKRRRANKLQPTISKADHHRIKKPRQVSVKPIKKPLRASKRLAALKDTQMANPSAAGESHKAKPDAFSQVQEKPATTIVDQPPQLDSATGSFYEQKPLLLGRSNNEKPYESTLCSSWSDPCLEFAFKMLTSDIPIFEDTDTVQEYFSQLASTNNPISSVPTSFSECPP, encoded by the exons ATGGAGTCAGAGGAGCCTCCGGAGCTCGCGCCGGGAGAGGGAGGGACGGCTCAGGCGGAGATGGCGGAGGAAGATGGAGAAAAGAACTTG AGTCAAAATGAAAAAGAGGAAAAGGATGATCCTGATTTGTTGCCTTCAGGTTGGGTTCTGGTGCTCAGAACTCAAAATGGTGGAAAGTTCAATGGGAAGGAAGTAAAG AGCTATTACAATCCATCCACTGGATCAAGATTTTATTCAAAGAAAAAGTTATTTCAGCATCTTAGTGCATCAAAGATTTCAATTCCTACAACCAGAGAGACAAGGAGTACCACTTCTAGCTACAATAACAAAGCTAGCTCTCCAACCAATCAAGAGAAGAGTACCATCGAGGACAGCACCTTTGACAAT GTGCTGACTGAATTTGATTCAAAAAGTTTGCCTAAAGGATGGATTACTGAGATCAGAACGACAAAAGTTGGTAATTTGGAATACAAG GTCCACATCGATCCAGACAGTGGATATGAGTTTCGGTCCATGAAGGATGCTCATCGATATATACTAACTGGAGATATTCGACAATGTATCCTGAAACCACAAAAAAGGAACTCAAATGGGCCACACACTGTAGAAAGGGACTTACAT TTTCCTACATCCAAAAGATTAGAATGGCAAAGCAATGGCACGAAAAGATGTCTCTTTTCAACTAAAACTCTTGATTCCGGTGTGAAGATAAATACAGATATAGACGATTCACTTCCTATATCAG CAGTAGACACCAGTAACTGCACTAGTTTACCACAATCCAATTGCTTTGATGGAGAGAATTCACCTGCTCTCCAACAACAGAATGCAAACCTGCCAGTTTCAGTGAAATCAGAGCCAAAGAAACAAGCACAATCTCTACCCACAAAGCGTAGAAGAGCAAACAAGTTGCAGCCCACGATCTCAAAGGCCGACCACCACCGAATCAAAAAACCACGACAGGTATCTGTTAAACCTATCAAGAAGCCACTCCGAGCATCTAAACGATTGGCTGCTCTTAAAGACACTCAAATGGCAAATCCTAGCGCAGCCGGAGAGTCTCATAAAGCCAAACCAGATGCTTTCAGTCAGGTACAAGAAAAACCAGCTACAACTATTGTCGATCAACCGCCTCAACTGGATTCAGCCACAGGAAGTTTCTACGAACAAAAACCGCTTCTGCTAGGAAGAAGTAACAATGAAAAACCATATGAATCGACACTTTGCAGCTCCTGGTCAGACCCATGTCTCGAGTTTGCTTTCAAGATGCTTACGAGTGATATTCCAATTTTCGAGGATACCGATACGGTTCAGGAATATTTTTCGCAGCTCGCCTCTACTAACAACCCAATTTCTAGTGTTCCAACATCATTCAGTGAGTGCCCACCATGA
- the LOC122041410 gene encoding uncharacterized protein LOC122041410 isoform X1, whose translation MESEEPPELAPGEGGTAQAEMAEEDGEKNLSQNEKEEKDDPDLLPSGWVLVLRTQNGGKFNGKEVKSYYNPSTGSRFYSKKKLFQHLSASKISIPTTRETRSTTSSYNNKASSPTNQEKSTIEDSTFDNVLTEFDSKSLPKGWITEIRTTKVGNLEYKVHIDPDSGYEFRSMKDAHRYILTGDIRQCILKPQKRNSNGPHTVERDLHFPTSKRLEWQSNGTKRCLFSTKTLDSGVKINTDIDDSLPISAAVDTSNCTSLPQSNCFDGENSPALQQQNANLPVSVKSEPKKQAQSLPTKRRRANKLQPTISKADHHRIKKPRQVSVKPIKKPLRASKRLAALKDTQMANPSAAGESHKAKPDAFSQVQEKPATTIVDQPPQLDSATGSFYEQKPLLLGRSNNEKPYESTLCSSWSDPCLEFAFKMLTSDIPIFEDTDTVQEYFSQLASTNNPISSVPTSFSECPP comes from the exons ATGGAGTCAGAGGAGCCTCCGGAGCTCGCGCCGGGAGAGGGAGGGACGGCTCAGGCGGAGATGGCGGAGGAAGATGGAGAAAAGAACTTG AGTCAAAATGAAAAAGAGGAAAAGGATGATCCTGATTTGTTGCCTTCAGGTTGGGTTCTGGTGCTCAGAACTCAAAATGGTGGAAAGTTCAATGGGAAGGAAGTAAAG AGCTATTACAATCCATCCACTGGATCAAGATTTTATTCAAAGAAAAAGTTATTTCAGCATCTTAGTGCATCAAAGATTTCAATTCCTACAACCAGAGAGACAAGGAGTACCACTTCTAGCTACAATAACAAAGCTAGCTCTCCAACCAATCAAGAGAAGAGTACCATCGAGGACAGCACCTTTGACAAT GTGCTGACTGAATTTGATTCAAAAAGTTTGCCTAAAGGATGGATTACTGAGATCAGAACGACAAAAGTTGGTAATTTGGAATACAAG GTCCACATCGATCCAGACAGTGGATATGAGTTTCGGTCCATGAAGGATGCTCATCGATATATACTAACTGGAGATATTCGACAATGTATCCTGAAACCACAAAAAAGGAACTCAAATGGGCCACACACTGTAGAAAGGGACTTACAT TTTCCTACATCCAAAAGATTAGAATGGCAAAGCAATGGCACGAAAAGATGTCTCTTTTCAACTAAAACTCTTGATTCCGGTGTGAAGATAAATACAGATATAGACGATTCACTTCCTATATCAG CAGCAGTAGACACCAGTAACTGCACTAGTTTACCACAATCCAATTGCTTTGATGGAGAGAATTCACCTGCTCTCCAACAACAGAATGCAAACCTGCCAGTTTCAGTGAAATCAGAGCCAAAGAAACAAGCACAATCTCTACCCACAAAGCGTAGAAGAGCAAACAAGTTGCAGCCCACGATCTCAAAGGCCGACCACCACCGAATCAAAAAACCACGACAGGTATCTGTTAAACCTATCAAGAAGCCACTCCGAGCATCTAAACGATTGGCTGCTCTTAAAGACACTCAAATGGCAAATCCTAGCGCAGCCGGAGAGTCTCATAAAGCCAAACCAGATGCTTTCAGTCAGGTACAAGAAAAACCAGCTACAACTATTGTCGATCAACCGCCTCAACTGGATTCAGCCACAGGAAGTTTCTACGAACAAAAACCGCTTCTGCTAGGAAGAAGTAACAATGAAAAACCATATGAATCGACACTTTGCAGCTCCTGGTCAGACCCATGTCTCGAGTTTGCTTTCAAGATGCTTACGAGTGATATTCCAATTTTCGAGGATACCGATACGGTTCAGGAATATTTTTCGCAGCTCGCCTCTACTAACAACCCAATTTCTAGTGTTCCAACATCATTCAGTGAGTGCCCACCATGA